A genomic window from Dechloromonas sp. A34 includes:
- a CDS encoding phasin family protein → MSINAEQFVAANKAAVDSLLAVANTALASAERIASLNLNTARAALEDTAAGAKALAAAKDPKEAAAVQASLAKPAIEKAVSYTQSMVEITKQTQEELAKMVEAQFGGFQKSVASLLEQASKAAPAGSEGAFAAIQSAIAAANSAFGNMNAAAKQFAETAQANVAAATKATTAAAKKAK, encoded by the coding sequence ATGTCGATCAATGCCGAACAATTTGTCGCTGCCAACAAGGCCGCTGTCGATTCCCTGCTGGCTGTTGCCAACACCGCCCTGGCTTCGGCCGAGCGTATCGCCAGCCTGAACCTCAATACCGCCCGTGCTGCGCTGGAAGATACGGCCGCCGGTGCCAAGGCCCTGGCCGCCGCCAAGGATCCCAAGGAAGCCGCTGCCGTCCAGGCCTCCCTGGCTAAACCAGCCATCGAAAAGGCAGTCTCTTACACGCAGTCGATGGTCGAAATCACCAAGCAGACCCAGGAAGAGCTGGCCAAGATGGTCGAAGCCCAGTTCGGCGGTTTCCAGAAGTCCGTGGCCAGCCTGCTCGAGCAGGCTTCGAAGGCTGCTCCGGCCGGTTCTGAAGGCGCCTTCGCCGCCATCCAGAGCGCGATTGCCGCCGCCAATTCGGCTTTCGGCAACATGAATGCAGCGGCCAAGCAGTTCGCCGAAACCGCACAAGCCAACGTTGCCGCCGCAACCAAGGCCACCACTGCTGCGGCTAAGAAAGCCAAGTAA